GGTGGTATTCACACGATGAGCAGAATCAGGAGATATTTCCTCTTCATCTTTCACATATGGTTCGAACCAGTTTCACAAAGTCTTCGGATCAGCAGCACATCtcaagtataaaaaaaaataacagctCTAATATAAGGAGAATCTGGATGCTTCAATAGCCCATGCATTTGCTTGACAGTGAGCTTTCATCGTAAAGAACTTGTACAGGAGACAAAATGCTGTTGACGGACCCCGGCAGTTTCCAGACATCCATGGTTCCACATGATCAACTTGAAGGTAAATCTCATCAATCACTTCATGGTATGTCTTCAATCTGTAAAGCTCTTTGAAGTAATCAGATGACAGAATGTTCATGCAAAGAACCTTTTCTAACAGTGAATCAATTGGTTTGCCTGAAGTTTGTATCTCCATAATGGATCATCAAATATGCACAAGCACGCAATTTAAGAACCACAACTTCAAAATCATACAGTGTGGCGAAGTGTCAAAACTCCATCctggaaagagaaagaaatatcCCGAATTCGCAGCGAGATCTATAGCAAATCAATGCGGATAGACGAGTAATGAGCGTGAGCGGGATGGTAGGAGCTGGTTGGGAGGCCGGGAGAGGATGAGGGGGAGAGCAGGGAGAGGATGGAAGAGTGAGAGGCGAGGGAGAGTTGTAAGT
This region of Malania oleifera isolate guangnan ecotype guangnan chromosome 10, ASM2987363v1, whole genome shotgun sequence genomic DNA includes:
- the LOC131166680 gene encoding LOW QUALITY PROTEIN: pre-mRNA splicing factor SR-like 1 (The sequence of the model RefSeq protein was modified relative to this genomic sequence to represent the inferred CDS: inserted 1 base in 1 codon; deleted 3 bases in 2 codons; substituted 1 base at 1 genomic stop codon); the protein is MEIQTSGKPIDSLLEKVLCMNILSSDYFKELYRLKTYHEVIDEIYLQVDHVEPWMSGNCRGPSTAFCLLYKFFTMKLTVKQMHGLLKHPDSPYIRAVFFLYLRCAADPKTLXNWFEPYVKDEEEISPDSAHRVNTTMGVYVRDLLLGQCYFDTLFPXIPVPVLPQIVTNLEKMKLPGKHSGVTSDSTCHGYDNTARRPPSVKAALSVSFGQRAPHRASTRDSSPVRRTIPPPLSQ